Proteins encoded in a region of the Pieris rapae chromosome 12, ilPieRapa1.1, whole genome shotgun sequence genome:
- the LOC111002061 gene encoding leucine-rich repeat and fibronectin type III domain-containing protein 1-like protein yields the protein MDRRISLRIKVWTVTVLFVTLGARGQGQCPWKETPALQDTCVCAYNLARQLSVQCDQVDFPALLFALNSSARKITIDLLYINNSSVTELSDDLFVNLAIHNLQISSCKIKRIGENAFRGQGQFLKNLNLQDNELTEVPTKAFGILKSLSLLDISKNRITYIQDNAFFTLQELTTLKLSDNNVTLAPYALAGIETSLKNLNLKGTKQKTVPECIRGLKNLAFLDLSQNGIRELPGPDGIKIFEGLESLTALNLERNLLVNLRKDAFFGIKNTLSSLSLLNNLLPEFPTEAIATLTELRVLDIGFNLLNKLPTDAFLMNPLITLLALDGNPLPTVPEKALSHLNHTLRGLSLGGRFLNCDCRLRWIIEWIRNGELQVTSRERNPQFCGYPPHFRERGFYSFEPNELICDQDMMSFMESQPTTTKKVAEVRTTTSTTTTSTTTQSTSTVPISSTTVSTVSYIKNETSSLPTTTPSTTTTKTSIPSLRTAAPSWRHAPNQRPPLIMNFSQQKTKIDDSNEVIVKNAYRQDNSVIIQWDSDVANILGFRVVYRLFGDKSFKQGPPLEASEREFKIKNVPSQECIVVCVISLEEVHVSPETVPYSQCREVRTVSAAATNMDKITIAASAAICGTIVVAVLIFAAASRRRSRTIHRLHTQPPEKMTNPCCGGLTGTPSPNGPLSSLTTIGAFGKQREWDQVSAYSARSIPRARSFTEPAVPEPLQGRPGRARSLADGQSQHSYSQSARYGPPGYPGSMLGSRTDLRQSRQSLGAASERASRLSLSGAAGGATSGTAGSRRRPRSRSRPASRYSVGSLGLGYCDTSDNWTDHDMDIYMARNPTTRGGLVPL from the exons GATAGACGCATTAGTCTGCGTATTAAAGTATGGACAGTGACGGTATTGTTCGTCACACTTGGTGCACGAGGGCAAGGGCAGTGCCCGTGGAAGGAAACGCCAGCCTTGCAGGACACCTGCGTATGCGCTTACAACTTAGCGAGACAACTCTCGGTGCAGTGTGATCAG GTGGATTTTCCAGCTCTACTATTCGCTTTAAACTCCAGCGCACGTAAAATCACTATAGAcctactttatattaataattcctcTGTTACCGAACTATCGGACGATTTGTTTGTAAATCTCGCAATacacaatttacaaatatctagTTGTAAAATTAAGAGAATTGGAGAAAATGCTTTCAGAGGGCAGGGTCAATTTTTGAAAAACCTAAATCTTCAGGATAACGAACTTACAGAGGTCCCAACAAAAGCTTTCGGAATATTGAAGAGTCTTTCACTTCTTGATATATCAAAGAATCGAATAACCTACATTCAAGATAACGCTTTCTTTACACTTCAGGAATTAACTACATTAAAATTGTCAGACAATAACGTGACATTAGCACCCTACGCTTTAGCTGGAATCGAAACTTCactaaaaaatcttaatctaAAAGGcactaaacaaaaaacagtACCAGAATGTATTCGAGGTCTTAAGAATTTAGCTTTCCTTGATCTATCCCAGAACGGAATCCGAGAATTGCCCGGCCCTGATGGAATTAAGATCTTTGAGGGTCTAGAATCTTTAACGGCATTAAATCTCGAGAGAAACTTGTTAGTTAACTTAAGAAAGGATGCAttttttggtataaaaaaCACGTTAAGCTCCCTTAGTCTTCTCAATAATCTATTGCCGGAGTTTCCTACTGAAGCCATAGCAACTTTGACAGAGTTACGAGTTTTAGATATCGGTTTCAATCTATTAAACAAGTTACCTACAGatgcatttttaatgaatccgttaattactttattggCTCTAGATGGTAACCCACTTCCGACTGTCCCAGAAAAGGCTTTATCTCATCTGAATCATACGTTACGAGGTCTTAGTTTAGGTGGGCGGTTTTTAAATTGCGACTGCCGTCTGAGATGGATAATCGAATGGATTCGTAACGGCGAACTTCAGGTTACATCTCGCGAAAGAAATCCTCAATTTTGCGGCTATCCTCCACACTTTCGTGAACGCGGATTTTATAGCTTTGAACCAAATGAACTTATTTGCGATCAAGATATGATGTCATTCATGGAATCACAACCAACCACTACAAAAAAGGTTGCAGAAGTTCGTACGACAACGTCAACAACAACCACGTCAACTACCACGCAATCAACAAGTACTGTACCGATAAGCTCAACAACTGTTTCTACTGTTAGCTACATCAAAAACGAGACGTCTAGCCTACCAACTACAACACCAAGCACAACCACTACTAAAACATCAATACCATCATTAAGAACTGCGGCACCATCTTGGCGCCACGCTCCCAATCAAAGACCACcattaataatgaatttttcacaacagaaaacaaaaatagacGATTCAAATGAAGTTATCGTTAAGAATGCATACAGGCAGGATAACTCTGTAATTATTCAGTGGGATTCTGATGTAGCCAATATTTTGGGATTCCGCGTTGTATATAGATTATTTGGAGACAAAAGTTTTAAGCAAGGACCACCTCTAGAAGCGAGCGAAagggaatttaaaattaaaaatgttccaTCGCAG GAATGTATCGTCGTTTGCGTCATTTCCTTGGAGGAAGTACACGTAAGTCCAGAGACGGTACCATATTCGCAATGTAGAGAAGTTCGCACAGTGTCCGCTGCAGCTACCAATATGGACAAAATTACTATAGCAGCGAGTGCTGCTATATGCGGGACTATCGTGGTAGCAGTTCTTATTTTCGCGGCTGCATCACGTAGAAGATCAAGAACAATTCATCGCCTACACACTCAGCCACCAGAGAAAATGACCAATCCATGCTGTGGGGGTCTTACCGGTACACCAAGTCCCAATGGTCCACTATCTTCGTTGACAACAATTGGGGCGTTTGGAAAACAGCGTGAGTGGGACCAAGTATCGGCTTATAGTGCACGATCTATTCCGCGTGCACGCTCTTTCACTGAACCAGCTGTTCCAGAGCCTTTACAAGGCCGTCCAGGACGGGCGCGGTCACTGGCAGATGGTCAGTCACAACATAGTTATTCACAGTCCGCCCGCTACGGCCCGCCTGGATATCCTGGAAGCATGTTAGGATCGAGAACCG ATCTTCGGCAGTCTCGCCAGTCGTTAGGAGCGGCGTCAGAAAGAGCATCACGTCTGTCATTAAGCGGCGCTGCTGGCGGGGCTACGAGTGGCACGGCTGGGTCTAGAAGGAGACCTAGATCGCGATCACGACCCGCCAGCCGATATAGCGTAGGTTCTCTCGGCTTAGGATACTGTGATACGTCTGACAACTGGACCGATCATGACATGGACATTTATATGGCAAGAAATCCTACAACGCGGGGTGGCCTCGTGCCATTATAG